aactcaaataaatgcctcGTCATATATCGAAACACATTTGAggggaattgatgacagagagagtaatttttattcttaaatattgatgaatgaagaaaaaatttgGCTCCAGCtgaaggggcacttttctcatccagggccaaagggcaggtgcttgagcaccactaggggtctatctgtgcacgtgcctgacATACATGACTGTTTAGCACCGACGGAGGTGAAATTAATCTGAATATTCTCCAACAAGACTGAACAGCAAAAAATCTGGACATGCATTTCTTACCACGTTTGCCATGTGCTGTCCTTCTCCACAGATTGACTGGAATGATTCCTTCCTTATAATGCTGTCACATGACTCATTGTGTTTATCACTGCCTAGTAACAAGGTGTGGCTCAACTTACCCCCTTGGTCTGGATTGCTGGCAAACCACAAAAAAGTCAAGGATTTTGTTAAAGAGGTAAGTTTTATGATACCATCCTGAATATGGACATGCCAGCAACTATAAACCTTAACACATTCACCCCACTTGACTAGAACATTTGAAAATagattttagaaaaaaaagcctttgatCAATAAAGATCATTACAAATTGTCCACATCACGATCTACTGTTCTCATCTTCTCCTGTGGTGAAAATTAGTTTatgttatctctctttttcacacacacacacagaaacacacagaaacacacatagaaccagtttcatacaaaacaaattTATTTGACAGTGGCTTTGCCTGTTAGGCCTGATTAAGGACTGCCTTATCAAAACTCAACAAGCGTAAACGTCAGACATGAAGAAAGAGCGAGTCCAAAACCACAAGGCGTGTGTCTTTAAAAAACCCAAACAACAGGAAACACCACTGACAACTGGAATATCACAAACACGACAGAACGGACACAGAGAACCTGCAGTCACCCTGCCAGGTTCAAATGCACAAGGGCTGCTGGGATACCACAGTCATCCGAATATTGGACCCACAGGGACAGGTGATACCTTctgctcaaaacacacacacacacacacacatcactgtgactgtgtgtatgtgtgtgtgtgtgtttgtgtgctgggtCTCAGCCATTTGTGATTGGTTGTTTATCCGGGGGCATTGTAACCCatttctgtgattggctgacgtAGTATCggctgtgtgtgattggctggctcATTGGATGGTGTagtctcagctgtgtgtgactggttgtgTATAAAGAGGTGTGGTCTCAGCTGTGTGTAATTGGTTGCGTATAAAGGGGTGTGGTCTCAGCTGTGTGCGATTGGTTGCGTATGAAGGGGTGTGGTCTCAGCTGTCTGTCGGAGGTCGTCCTGGGATGTGTGGCGCTCCTGGAGGACCAGCAGAAGCTGACGCTATCCCATCAGGCTGTGCGCTGGGGGGCGTGGGGTCTGGAATGGGGAACAAAAGGTTTCCTTTCACTTGGAtgcgctgagtgtgtgtgagggtgtgtgggttcaaatgtgcgtccgtgtgtgtgtgtgtgtgtgtgttcatgttcacttACACATGCCATTTGGGGCTCCAGGCTGTCGAGGGCCCATCATCTGACCTGTCGCACCTGTAGCCATCACACGCCCTgatacgcgcacgcacacgcacaaacacacacacatatacacgcacacacacacatacaaacaaacaaaacaccatGCTGACCATGCTGTAGGTtgaaggcaggtgtgtgtgtgtgtgtgtgtgtgtttgtgtgctccccGTGCTGTaggttgtaggtgtgtgtgtgtgtgtgtgtgtgtgtgtgtgtgtgtgtgcttaccgtGCTGTAGATtgtaggcaggtgtgtgtgtgtgctcaccgtgCTGTAGGTTGTAGgcaggtgtgcaggtgtgtgtgtgtgtgtgtgtgtgtgtgtgtgtgtgtgtgtgctcaccatgCTGTAGGTtgtaggcaggtgtgtgtgtgtgtgtgtgtgtgtgtgtgctcaccatgCTGTAGGTtgtaggcaggtgtgtgtgtgtgtgtgtgctcactgtgcTGTAGGTTGTaggcaggtgagtgtgtgtgtgtgctcaccatgCTGTAGGttgtaggtaggtgtgtgtgtgtgtgtgtgctcaccatgCTGTAGGTtgtaggcaggtgtgtgtgtgtgtgtgtgtgctcaccatgCTGTAGGTtgtaggcaggtgtgtgtgtgtgtgctcaccgtgctgtaggcaggtgtgtgtgtgtgtgcttaccatGCTGTAAGTtgtaggcaggtgtgtgtgtgtgtgtgtgtgtgtgtgtgtgctcactgtgcTGAAGGTtgtaagcaggtgtgtgtgtgtgtgtgtgtgctcaccatgCTGTAGGTTGTAggcaggtgcgtgtgtgtgtgtgtgtgtgtgtgtgtgtgtgtgtgtgtgtgtgctcaccgtgCTGTAGGTtgtaggcaggtgtgtgtgtgtgtgcttaccatGCTGTAAGTtgtaggcaggtgtgtgtgtgtgtgtgtgtgtgtgctcaccatgCTGTAGGTtgtaggcaggtgtgtgtgtgggagcctgTGGTTCCAGCTGCTGTCGGGCCTTCATCTCTGCGTACTTCACCTGCTCCTGGTGGAAGTTCTGCCTCTCAGTCAACaactgctgcctctgctgctccagctgtgaacacacacacacacacacagtttgtatCTGCATATCAGACAGCTAGGGAGAAAATTGAGAGTAAatccctccagtgtgtgtgtgtgtgtgtgggggggggggggggggggagtgtatgtgtgtgtgagagtgtgtgtgctaataaGTTCTTCATCAATAATCTCCAGTTTATcaaaggtgagtgagtgagagtgagtgtgtgtgcgctaataGGTTCTCACCATTACTCTCCAGCTAATCAAAGGTgactgggtgtgtatgtgtgtgtgtgtgtgtgtgtgtgtgtgtgtgtatatactcaCAGCCTCTTTCTCGCGGTCCATGATGGTCTCCAGCTCCTCGAAGTGTCTGAGTTTGATCTCCAGCTTCTTCATCTGCGTCTCCACCAGCAGGGCCACCAGAGACTtgatcttcctctcctccactgcgGCCAGGTGctacaggaggggaggggaggggaggggggggggcacagagaggtATGGGATCagtttgaggagtgtgtgtgtgtgtttgtttgagtaaaATCAGTGtgagctctatgtgtgtgtgtgtgtgtgtgtgtgtgtgatcagtgtgagctgtgtgtgtgtgtgtgtgtgtgtgtgtgtgagagggatcagtgtgagctctgtgtgtgtgatcagtgtgagctgtgtgtgtgtgtgcgcgagagagagatcagtgtgagctctctctctctctctgtgtgtgtgtgtgtgtgtgtgtgtgtgttgcttaccTTGGCTTTAGTGGCAGCAGAGGCGAGAGCAGCAGCTGCTGCCGTGGCGATGTTTGCCTCCACCAGGTCTAGCTCCGCCCTCCTCATAGGGTCTTCCCTCTCCACCGGCACTAGCCCCATCTCCTGGCCCTCCTCTGGAAGAAGGAGCGCAAAGTTGGCCTCATAAacccaaatacacaaacacatttccccaccccctctcacacacacacattccctcatgcacacacacacacacacacacacacacacacaaacacatcgaTTTACccctacatacaaacacacacacacacacgtacaaacacttGAGGAaatcctcatcacacacacaaacatgcatgatCAACAATTCTTCATAGTCATGttgatacaaacaaacaaacaaacccagccTGACTAATTCAGAGCTACATGAATCAGCTGCTTTGTAGAGTCAGTATAtttagtcattcattcattcattcattcattcattcattcattaactcCTCCAAAGCAGTTTAAAGCCCATAAAGGAAATGCATTCTGTTGCACTGCTACTGTTGAATCCATACTGGATTCATATTCACTATGCATTCAGACTACAAGGTACATTTATTGTATCACATTTGTATTTTTCATATATACTTGTGTTATTAGATCATATTTGTATAGTTCATATatatttctgttgttgttgatgctgctgttgtttttctgaTCATTTTGATTTGTTGATTTGTGTAATGGCATTGTGATGTCATGCTTTGACTAGACTGTAGGTGAGCTCTCAGGGGGAACTCCagtcctctctcctgcccccgtCCCTCACCTGATGGGCGCTCCagtcctctctcctgcccccgtCCCTCACCTGATGGGCGCTCCTCGCCTCGCAGCTCCTCGTCCACGTCCTGTTCTGTTGCCTCACTCTTCACTCGCTCGCCCTCTGCGGACTCTGAAGACTGCTCGCCTTCTAACCTGTCCTCCGTCTGGGACAGGGGGGGGACAAAGACACGCTTTAGAATGCTgcgccatgagtgtgtgtgggtgtgtgtgtgtgtgtgtgttgggacagGGAGGGACAAAAAGACACGCTCAAAGACGAGCTTTAGAATgctgcacatgagtgtgtgggtgtgtgtgtgtggatgtgtgtgtgtgtgggtgtgtgtgtgtgtgtgttgggacagGGAGGGACAAAAAGACACGCTCAAAGACGAGCTTTAGAATgctgcacatgagtgtgtgggtgtgtgtgtgtggatgtgtgtgtgtgtgggtgtgtgtgtgttgggacagGGAGGGACAAAAAGACACGCTCAAAGACGAGCTTTAGAATGctgcgcatgagtgtgtgtgtgtgtgtatgtgtgtgttgggacagGGAGGGACAAAAAGACACGCTCAAAGACGAGCTTTAGAATgctgcacatgagtgtgtgggtgtgtgtgtgtgtgtgtgtctgtgtgtgtgtgagagtgtgtgagtgtgtgtgtgtgtcctcagtctgggacagggagggacaaagaCACGCTTTAGAACACTGCgcattagtgtgagtgtgtgtgtgtgtgtatgtgtgtgtgtgtgtgtgtgtgtctgtgtgtgtgtgagagtgtgtgtgagagtgtgtgtgagagagtgtcctCAGTCTGGgacagggagggacaaagaTACTTTTAAAGACAAGCTTTTGATAACTGCCATGTGATCGTCAATTctatttatgagtgtgtgtgtgtgtgtgtgtatgtgtgtgtgtgtctgcgtgtgtgtgagagagtgagagtgagaaaacaaTGGCCTCACCCTCTCAGACTGCTCAGCATCTGTATCCATCCTGTCAGAATCtggtaaagaaagaaagagagaaaaaggatgagagagagagagagagagagaaaggatgagagagagagagagagagagagagaaaaaggatgagagagagaaatagaatgagagagaaagagaaaaaaaaaggatgagtgtgagagatgtaccacacacaaacacccactgctacacacacacacccaccgctacatacacacacaggctaattGGTTTTCAGTTGTACACAGAATTTGTATTACATTCTTTGTGCTTCTGGTTGGTGACATGCCAAAGCGGCCAAACCGGtcaacattatttatttttactgtgAGAGCCCACCAAAGgctagcctgacgttgtcatactcataattctagtcagaatatgagtctgatactgctccattgggttgtgattatggggcgtgtttcaaccgaaccaggagaaaaaaaatgcctcttcgctcaattggttacctacaaccaatcagagcaacgtagtatgtgaccagggccagctgataaattaaacttttaccggatcccgtaggaaggaaggcaaaaacatctaaCGACAAATgccgtttctctgttcctctttcaaaatgaatgcactgtcaatgtctaaatggactctaatctatacatttcagctctccagcggcagccatgtttgttgaaaacgaattcacacg
The sequence above is drawn from the Clupea harengus chromosome 19, Ch_v2.0.2, whole genome shotgun sequence genome and encodes:
- the LOC116224968 gene encoding SWI/SNF complex subunit SMARCC1-like isoform X3, with protein sequence MPENTPRVKVRVLGEIGWSRRHYCCWRHWRCIRTTGIRCLSTWAARTQDECILHFLRLPIEDPYLENSEASLGPLAFQPVPFSQSGNPVMSTVAFLASVVDPRVASAAAKAALEEFSQVREEMPADLVDTKKVSEPGRSFGVQVKTDSDRMDTDAEQSERTEDRLEGEQSSESAEGERVKSEATEQDVDEELRGEERPSGEGRGQERGLERPSEEGQEMGLVPVEREDPMRRAELDLVEANIATAAAAALASAATKAKHLAAVEERKIKSLVALLVETQMKKLEIKLRHFEELETIMDREKEALEQQRQQLLTERQNFHQEQVKYAEMKARQQLEPQAPTHTPAYNLQHDPTPPSAQPDGIASASAGPPGAPHIPGRPPTDS
- the LOC116224968 gene encoding SWI/SNF complex subunit SMARCC1-like isoform X1; its protein translation is MPENTPRVKVRVLGEIGWSRRHYCCWRHWRCIRTTGIRCLSTWAARTQDECILHFLRLPIEDPYLENSEASLGPLAFQPVPFSQSGNPVMSTVAFLASVVDPRVASAAAKAALEEFSQVREEMPADLVDTKKVSEPGRSFGVQVKTDSDRMDTDAEQSERTEDRLEGEQSSESAEGERVKSEATEQDVDEELRGEERPSGEGRGQERGLERPSEEGQEMGLVPVEREDPMRRAELDLVEANIATAAAAALASAATKAKHLAAVEERKIKSLVALLVETQMKKLEIKLRHFEELETIMDREKEALEQQRQQLLTERQNFHQEQVKYAEMKARQQLEPQAPTHTPAYNLQHGRVMATGATGQMMGPRQPGAPNGMYPTPPSAQPDGIASASAGPPGAPHIPGRPPTDS
- the LOC116224968 gene encoding SWI/SNF complex subunit SMARCC1-like isoform X2, whose protein sequence is MPENTPRVKVRVLGEIGWSRRHYCCWRHWRCIRTTGIRCLSTWAARTQDECILHFLRLPIEDPYLENSEASLGPLAFQPVPFSQSGNPVMSTVAFLASVVDPRVASAAAKAALEEFSQVREEMPADLVDTKKVSEPGRSFGVQVKTDSDRMDTDAEQSERTEDRLEGEQSSESAEGERVKSEATEQDVDEELRGEERPSEEGQEMGLVPVEREDPMRRAELDLVEANIATAAAAALASAATKAKHLAAVEERKIKSLVALLVETQMKKLEIKLRHFEELETIMDREKEALEQQRQQLLTERQNFHQEQVKYAEMKARQQLEPQAPTHTPAYNLQHGRVMATGATGQMMGPRQPGAPNGMYPTPPSAQPDGIASASAGPPGAPHIPGRPPTDS